One segment of Hippopotamus amphibius kiboko isolate mHipAmp2 chromosome 2, mHipAmp2.hap2, whole genome shotgun sequence DNA contains the following:
- the ASB6 gene encoding ankyrin repeat and SOCS box protein 6 isoform X1, whose amino-acid sequence MPFLHGFRRIIFEYQPLVDAILGSLGIQDPERQEPLDGPSYVASEESRILVLTELLERKAHSPFYQEGVSNALLKMAELGLTRAADVLLRNGANLNFEDPVTYYTALHIAVLRNQPDMVELLVRHGADINRRDRIHESSPLDLASEEPERLPCLQRLLDLGADVNAADKHGKTALLHALASSDGVQIHNTENIRLLLEGGADVKATTKDGDTVFTCIIFLLGETVGGDKEEAQLINRFCFQVTQLLLAHGADPSECPAHESLTHICLKSFKLHFPLLRFLLESGAAYNCSLHGASCWSGFHIVFERLCSHPGCAEDESHVELLRKAETVLDLMVTNSQKLQLPENFDIHPVGSLADKIRALHFSLRQLESYPPPLKHLCRVYIRLYLQPWPVDAKVKALPLPDRLKWYLLSEHSGTVEDDI is encoded by the exons ATGCCGTTCCTGCACGGCTTCCGAAGGATTATCTTCGAGTACCAGCCGCTCGTGGACGCGATTCTGGGCTCCTTGGGGATCCAGGACCCCGAGCGGCAGGAGCCCCTGGACGG gcCCAGTTATGTCGCCAGCGAGGAGAGCCGGATCCTCGTTCTCACTGAGCTGCTGGAGAGAAAAGCCCACTCTCCATTTTACCAGGAAGGCGTGAGCAACGCCCTGCTGAAGATGGCCGAGCTGGGGCTGACACGTGCAGCTGATGTGCTCCTGCGGAACGGGGCCAACCTCAACTTCGAAG ACCCCGTCACCTACTACACGGCCCTGCACATCGCTGTCCTGCGAAACCAGCCTGACATGGTGGAGCTGCTGGTGCGCCACGGGGCTGACATTAACCGGAGGGACCGG ATCCATGAGAGCAGCCCCTTGGACCTGGCGAGCGAGGAGCCGGAGCGCCTGCCCTGTCTGCAGCGCCTCCTGGACCTTGGAGCAGACGTCAACGCGGCCGACAAGCATG GGAAGACTGCTCTGCTCCATGCTCTGGCCAGCAGCGACGGGGTGCAGATCCACAACACCGAGAACATCCGGCTCTTGCTGGAAGGAG GGGCGGACGTCAAGGCGACCACCAAAGACGGGGACACTGTGTTCACCTGCATCATCTTCCTGCTGGGCGAGACGGTGGGAGGCGACAAAGAGGAGGCCCAGTTGATCAACCGCTTCTGCTTCCAAGTAACGCAGCTGCTGCTGGCTCACGGCGCCGACCCCAGCGAGTGCCCGGCCCACGAGTCTCTCACGCACATCTGCCTCAAGAGCTTCAAGCTGCACTTCCCCCTCCTGCGCTTCCTGCTGGAGTCCGGAGCCGCCTATAACTGTTCCCTCCACGGCGCATCCTGCTGGTCCGGCTTCCACATTGTCTTCGAGAGGCTCTGCTCCCACCCAGGCTGCGCTGAGGACGAGAGCCACGTGGAGCTGCTGCGCAAAGCTGAGACCGTCCTGGATCTGATGGTGACTAATTCCCAGAAACTCCAGCTGCCTGAAAACTTCGACATCCATCCTGTGGGCAGCCTGGCAGACAAGATCCGGGCCCTTCATTTCTCCTTGAggcagctggagagctaccccccACCCCTCAAGCACCTGTGTCGCGTTTACATCCGGCTCTACCTCCAGCCATGGCCTGTGGATGCGAAGGTCAAGGCCCTACCTCTGCCCGACAGGCTCAAGTGGTACCTCCTCAGTGAGCACAGTGGCACCGTTGAAGATGACATCTGA
- the ASB6 gene encoding ankyrin repeat and SOCS box protein 6 isoform X2: protein MAELGLTRAADVLLRNGANLNFEDPVTYYTALHIAVLRNQPDMVELLVRHGADINRRDRIHESSPLDLASEEPERLPCLQRLLDLGADVNAADKHGKTALLHALASSDGVQIHNTENIRLLLEGGADVKATTKDGDTVFTCIIFLLGETVGGDKEEAQLINRFCFQVTQLLLAHGADPSECPAHESLTHICLKSFKLHFPLLRFLLESGAAYNCSLHGASCWSGFHIVFERLCSHPGCAEDESHVELLRKAETVLDLMVTNSQKLQLPENFDIHPVGSLADKIRALHFSLRQLESYPPPLKHLCRVYIRLYLQPWPVDAKVKALPLPDRLKWYLLSEHSGTVEDDI, encoded by the exons ATGGCCGAGCTGGGGCTGACACGTGCAGCTGATGTGCTCCTGCGGAACGGGGCCAACCTCAACTTCGAAG ACCCCGTCACCTACTACACGGCCCTGCACATCGCTGTCCTGCGAAACCAGCCTGACATGGTGGAGCTGCTGGTGCGCCACGGGGCTGACATTAACCGGAGGGACCGG ATCCATGAGAGCAGCCCCTTGGACCTGGCGAGCGAGGAGCCGGAGCGCCTGCCCTGTCTGCAGCGCCTCCTGGACCTTGGAGCAGACGTCAACGCGGCCGACAAGCATG GGAAGACTGCTCTGCTCCATGCTCTGGCCAGCAGCGACGGGGTGCAGATCCACAACACCGAGAACATCCGGCTCTTGCTGGAAGGAG GGGCGGACGTCAAGGCGACCACCAAAGACGGGGACACTGTGTTCACCTGCATCATCTTCCTGCTGGGCGAGACGGTGGGAGGCGACAAAGAGGAGGCCCAGTTGATCAACCGCTTCTGCTTCCAAGTAACGCAGCTGCTGCTGGCTCACGGCGCCGACCCCAGCGAGTGCCCGGCCCACGAGTCTCTCACGCACATCTGCCTCAAGAGCTTCAAGCTGCACTTCCCCCTCCTGCGCTTCCTGCTGGAGTCCGGAGCCGCCTATAACTGTTCCCTCCACGGCGCATCCTGCTGGTCCGGCTTCCACATTGTCTTCGAGAGGCTCTGCTCCCACCCAGGCTGCGCTGAGGACGAGAGCCACGTGGAGCTGCTGCGCAAAGCTGAGACCGTCCTGGATCTGATGGTGACTAATTCCCAGAAACTCCAGCTGCCTGAAAACTTCGACATCCATCCTGTGGGCAGCCTGGCAGACAAGATCCGGGCCCTTCATTTCTCCTTGAggcagctggagagctaccccccACCCCTCAAGCACCTGTGTCGCGTTTACATCCGGCTCTACCTCCAGCCATGGCCTGTGGATGCGAAGGTCAAGGCCCTACCTCTGCCCGACAGGCTCAAGTGGTACCTCCTCAGTGAGCACAGTGGCACCGTTGAAGATGACATCTGA
- the NTMT1 gene encoding N-terminal Xaa-Pro-Lys N-methyltransferase 1: protein MTSEVIEDEKQFYSKAETYWKEIPATVDGMLGGYGHISSIDISSSRKFLQRFLREGPNKTGTSYALDCGAGIGRITKRLLLPLFGVVDMVDVTEDFLVKAKTYLGEEGKRVRNFFCCGLQDFSPEPHSYDVIWIQWVIGHLTDEHLAEFLRRCKRGLRPNGIIVIKDNMAQEGVILDDVDSSVCRDLDVVHRIIRSAGLSLLAQERQENLPDEIYHVYSLALR from the exons ATGACGAGCGAGGTGATCGAGGATGAGAAACAGTTCTACTCCAAGGCCGAGACGTACTGGAAGGAGATCCCGGCCACCGTGGACGGCATGCTCGGGGGGTACGGCCACATCTCCAGCATCGACATCAGCAGCTCCCGGAAGTTCCTGCAGAGGTTCCTGAGG GAAGGCCCGAACAAGACGGGAACCTCGTATGCCCTGGACTGCGGCGCCGGCATCGGAAGGATCACCAAGCGGCTGCTCTTGCCTCTCTTCGGAGTGGTGGACATGGTGGACGTGACGGAGGACTTCCTGGTCAAGGCTAAGACCTACCTGGGCGAGGAAGGCAAGAGAGTGAGGAACTTCTTCTGCTGCGGCCTCCAGGACTTCAGCCCAGAGCCTCACTCTTACGACGTCATCTGGATCCAGTGGGTGATAG gccaCCTGACGGATGAGCACCTGGCCGAGTTCCTGCGGCGCTGCAAGCGGGGCCTGCGCCCCAACGGCATCATCGTCATCAAGGACAACATGGCCCAGGAGGGCGTGATCCTGGACGACGTGGACAGCAGCGTGTGCCGGGACCTTGACGTGGTCCACAGAATCATCCGCAGTGCGGGCCTCAGCCTCCTGGCCCAGGAGCGGCAGGAGAACCTCCCGGACGAGATCTACCACGTCTACAGCCTGGCCCTGAGATGA
- the C2H9orf50 gene encoding uncharacterized protein C9orf50 homolog: MPWRHPSSWAQQVAPERLPGGDDRKPRDPLPPRLLLPELRAASGTGVSGGSRASEGGAEWWRVPACEPSHSDPAVGIRRPRSRLPVLPTVAQRAARNRTGLRSLLLPPLLLAGEPREPAPPGSGPGPCEKPRRGSARETPDSLGALLGEFLPGRFRQFLRKLGAESAEQRRPRTSSASQHQRGVSEHCISPPQCPSYSFLPDLGGQSSYFKNSLKKILLHQIPALGPFRRDHSQFSTVKKANHRPHTTQAPRLKAVLTHSSLGEGTGHRRQCCPFRVRFADETLQDTALRYWERSCAVRQGIFQNRTANRSAALERVFGSVGRWLESLPKALYPRAKEETMANSFSWDFPGLSTLEPKGHLSEDTSVNSSLPFIPRPTTQRHRGDLKSFLEQVGKSPCSWSQKMESFLPSLVLHTVLKRGCPKGYQLLLPSTPRHAQR; encoded by the exons ATGCCCTGGCGTCACCCCAGCTCCTGGGCCCAGCAGGTGGCGCCCGAGAGGCTCCCCGGCGGAGATGATCGCAAACCCAGGGACCCCTTGCCGCCTAGGCTGCTGCTGCCCGAGCTCCGAGCAGCCTCTGGCACCGGGGTCTCCGGGGGCTCGAGGGCGTCGGAGGGCGGCGCCGAGTGGTGGCGGGTCCCCGCGTGTGAGCCCTCGCACTCAGATCCCGCGGTGGGCATCAGGCGCCCCCGGTCGCGCCTGCCCGTCCTGCCCACCGTGGCCCAACGGGCGGCGCGGAACCGGACAGGGCTGAGGTCGCTGCTGCTGCCGCCCCTGCTCTTGGCCGGCGAGCCCCGGGAACCCGCGCCCCCGGGCTCCGGGCCTGGACCGTGCGAGAAGCCCCGCAGGGGCTCGGCTAGGGAGACTCCCGATTCCTTGGGCGCCCTCCTAGGAGAGTTCCTCCCGGGCAGGTTCCGGCAGTTCCTGCGCAAGTTGGGGGCTGAGTCTGCAGAGCAGCGGAGGCCACGGA CATCTTCAGCATCGCAACATCAAAGGGGTGTGTCAGAGCACTGCATAAGTCCTCCTCAGTGCCCCAGCTACTCCTTCCTCCCAGACCTGGG GGGCCAGTCATCGTACTTCAAGAATAGTCTTAAGAAGATTTTGCTCCATCAGATACCTGCCCTGGGGCCCTTCAGGAGAGATCACTCACAATTCAGTACAGTCAAGAAGGCCAATCA CAG ACCCCACACTACACAGGCCCCCAGGCTCAAGGCCGTGCTCACCCACAGCTCCTTGGGTGAAGGCACAGGACATCGCAGGCAGTGTTGCCCTTTCCGAGTGCGGTTCGCGGACGAGACGCTCCAGGACACAGCGCTCCGCTACTGGGAACGCAGCTGTGCAG TCCGGCAGGGCATCTTCCAGAACAGGACAGCCAACCGGTCAGCAGCATTGGAGCGGGTGTTTGGGAGCGTTGGGAGATGGCTGGAGAGTTTGCCCAAAGCCCTGTACCCCAGGGCCAAGGAGGAGACCATGGCCAACTCAttcagctgggacttccctggcct GTCCACCCTGGAACCGAAAGGCCACCTCTCTGAGGACACCTCCGTGAACAGCAGCCTGCCCTTCATCCCCAGGCCCACCACCCAGAGGCACCGGGGGGACCTCAAAAGCTTTCTGGAGCAGGTGGGCAAATCGCCCTGTTCCTGGAGCCAGAAGATG GAGTCCTTCCTGCCCAGCTTGGTGTTGCACACAGTCCTGAAACGAGGCTGCCCCAAGGGGTACCAGCTCCTCCTGCCTTCAACGCCGCGTCACGCTCAGAGGTGA